One genomic segment of Bradyrhizobium prioriisuperbiae includes these proteins:
- the lpxB gene encoding lipid-A-disaccharide synthase: MTTPPRTIFLVATEESGDRLGGPLMAALRARCVGDVAFAGVGGRDMVAQGLTSLFPIEELSIMGLAAIARKLPMILRRIRQVTAAVLKAKPDVLVIIDSPDFTHRVARRVRKADPSIPIVDYVSPSVWAWRPGRARAMRRYVDHVLALLPFEPEAHRTLGGPPCTYVGHPLIQQLGTLRPDANEQRRRDAAPPVLLVLPGSRRSEIRHHMQVFGDTLGRLRSEGVSFDLILPTTPHLRATVEAALQTWPLQPRLAVTEDEKKAAFRIAHAALAKSGTVTLELALAGVPMVTAYKGTAIEAFVARRMVRIPTVILANLVIGEAVVPEFMQEDCVPETLVPALRDILGDTAARRKQVEAFGRLDGIMSTGAQSPSERCAEIVLATLRPSAG; the protein is encoded by the coding sequence GCTCGGCGGCCCGCTGATGGCAGCGCTGCGGGCGCGCTGCGTCGGCGACGTGGCCTTCGCCGGCGTCGGTGGTCGCGATATGGTCGCGCAGGGGCTGACCTCGCTGTTTCCGATCGAGGAACTTTCGATCATGGGGTTGGCGGCGATCGCGCGTAAACTGCCGATGATCTTGCGGCGCATCCGCCAGGTCACTGCGGCAGTGCTGAAGGCCAAGCCCGATGTCCTTGTCATCATCGACAGTCCGGATTTCACCCATCGCGTGGCCCGTCGCGTTCGCAAGGCGGATCCGTCGATCCCCATCGTCGACTATGTCTCGCCCTCGGTCTGGGCGTGGCGGCCGGGCCGGGCGCGCGCCATGCGCAGATACGTCGACCATGTCCTGGCGCTGCTGCCGTTCGAGCCGGAGGCTCATCGCACCCTCGGCGGGCCGCCATGCACCTATGTCGGCCATCCGCTGATCCAGCAGCTTGGCACGCTGCGCCCAGATGCGAACGAGCAGCGCCGCCGCGATGCCGCGCCGCCCGTGCTGCTGGTGCTGCCGGGCAGTCGCCGCAGCGAAATCCGTCATCACATGCAGGTGTTCGGCGACACCCTGGGCAGGCTGCGCTCGGAGGGGGTGTCGTTCGATCTGATCCTGCCGACCACGCCGCATCTGCGCGCGACGGTCGAGGCCGCCTTGCAGACCTGGCCGTTGCAGCCGCGGCTGGCGGTCACCGAGGACGAGAAGAAAGCAGCGTTCCGCATCGCGCACGCGGCCCTCGCCAAATCCGGTACCGTGACCCTGGAACTGGCGCTCGCCGGCGTGCCCATGGTCACAGCCTACAAGGGCACCGCGATCGAAGCCTTCGTGGCGCGGCGGATGGTGCGCATCCCGACCGTGATCCTGGCCAATCTGGTCATCGGCGAAGCAGTGGTTCCGGAGTTCATGCAAGAGGACTGCGTGCCGGAAACGCTGGTGCCTGCGCTGCGTGATATTCTCGGCGATACGGCAGCGCGGAGAAAGCAGGTCGAAGCCTTCGGCCGGCTCGATGGCATCATGTCGACAGGGGCGCAGTCGCCGAGCGAACGCTGTGCCGAGATCGTGCTCGCGACCCTGCGTCCGTCCGCGGGCTGA
- the gltX gene encoding glutamate--tRNA ligase, producing MTAPIVTRFAPSPTGFLHIGGARTALFNWLYARGRGGKMLLRIEDTDRERSTEPAIGAILDGLKWLGIEWDGETVYQFARAPRHREVAEQLLAAGKAYRCYATAEELTQMREQARAEGRAKLYDGRWRDRDPSEAPASMKPTIRLKAPLTGETVIEDQVQGRVVWQNENLDDLVLLRSDGNPTYMLAVVVDDHDMGVTHVIRGDDHLINAARQKQIYDALGWDTPSMSHIPLIHGPDGSKLSKRHGALGVDAYRARGYLPAAVRNYLVRLGWSHGDQEIFSTQEMIELFDLPAIGRSAARFDFAKLENLNGHYIRSSDDETLAAAFEDVLDYSPAGDAIKAKLTPTTRAQLLLAMPGLKERAKTLLELVDSAGYLFADRPLALEPKAAAILTPETRQLLGRLKEALAAVEPWTAEATEAAVRTFAEQRELKLGAIAQPLRVALTGRTTSPGIFDVLAVIGRSECLERLADQAQLKV from the coding sequence ATGACAGCACCGATCGTCACCCGCTTCGCTCCCTCGCCAACCGGCTTCCTCCACATTGGCGGCGCGCGCACCGCCCTGTTCAACTGGTTGTATGCACGCGGCCGCGGCGGCAAGATGCTGCTGCGGATCGAGGACACCGACCGCGAACGCTCCACCGAGCCTGCGATCGGCGCCATCCTCGACGGGCTCAAATGGCTCGGCATCGAATGGGACGGCGAGACGGTCTACCAGTTTGCCCGCGCCCCGCGGCATCGCGAGGTGGCGGAACAATTGCTGGCGGCAGGCAAGGCCTACCGTTGTTATGCGACCGCCGAAGAGCTGACACAGATGCGGGAGCAAGCGCGTGCCGAAGGCCGCGCCAAGCTCTATGACGGCCGCTGGCGGGATCGCGATCCCTCGGAGGCGCCGGCCAGCATGAAGCCGACCATTCGCCTGAAGGCGCCGCTGACCGGCGAGACCGTGATCGAGGACCAGGTCCAGGGCCGCGTGGTCTGGCAGAACGAGAACCTCGACGATCTCGTGCTGCTGCGAAGCGACGGCAATCCGACCTATATGCTGGCGGTGGTGGTCGACGACCATGACATGGGCGTGACCCATGTCATCCGCGGCGACGACCACCTGATCAATGCCGCGCGCCAGAAGCAGATCTACGATGCGCTGGGATGGGACACGCCGAGCATGTCTCATATTCCGCTGATTCATGGGCCGGACGGATCGAAGCTGTCGAAACGCCATGGCGCGCTGGGCGTGGATGCCTACCGTGCCCGGGGCTACCTGCCGGCGGCCGTGCGCAACTATCTGGTGCGGCTCGGCTGGAGCCATGGCGACCAGGAGATCTTCTCCACGCAGGAGATGATCGAGCTGTTCGACCTGCCGGCGATCGGACGCTCCGCTGCCCGGTTCGATTTCGCCAAGCTGGAAAATCTCAACGGCCACTACATCCGCAGCAGTGATGATGAGACCCTGGCTGCCGCATTCGAGGACGTGCTGGATTACAGTCCGGCCGGCGACGCGATCAAGGCCAAGCTGACCCCGACCACACGCGCGCAGCTGCTGCTGGCCATGCCGGGATTGAAGGAGCGAGCCAAGACGTTGCTGGAACTCGTCGACAGCGCCGGCTACCTCTTCGCCGACCGGCCGCTTGCGCTCGAACCCAAAGCCGCCGCCATCTTGACCCCGGAAACCCGGCAATTGCTGGGACGGCTCAAGGAGGCACTCGCGGCGGTTGAGCCCTGGACCGCAGAAGCGACGGAAGCGGCTGTCCGCACCTTTGCCGAGCAGCGCGAGCTCAAACTCGGCGCCATCGCCCAGCCGCTGCGGGTCGCCCTCACCGGCCGGACGACGTCGCCTGGTATATTTGACGTGCTGGCGGTGATCGGGCGCTCAGAATGCCTTGAAAGACTGGCGGACCAGGCTCAACTTAAGGTGTAA
- the gltA gene encoding citrate synthase — MDATTNTKQATLKVDDKSFDFPVYSGSVGPDVIDISKLYAQTGLFTYDPGFTSTASCESKITYIDGDAGVLLYRGYPIEQLAQGDFLETCYLLMNGELPNAEQKKDFDHRVTNHTMVHEQMARFFQGFRRDAHPMAVMVASVGALAAFYHDSTDINDPKQRMIASMRMIAKVPTLAAMAYKYTIGQPFVYPKNSLDYASNFLRMCFAVPCEDYEINPVLAKALDRIFILHADHEQNASTSTVRGAGSSGANPFACIAAGIACLWGPAHGGANEAALQMLSEIGTVDKIPEFIEAVKNKTSKIRLMGFGHRVYKNYDPRAKLMQQTCHEVLKATGHQNDPLLKVALELEKIALSDEYFVSRKLYPNVDFYSGITLKAIGFPTSMFTVLFAVARTVGWISQWSEMIQEPNYKISRPRQLYLGAGPRDYVPLDKRK, encoded by the coding sequence ATGGATGCAACAACCAATACAAAGCAGGCGACGCTCAAGGTCGACGACAAGAGCTTCGATTTCCCGGTTTACAGCGGGTCGGTCGGCCCGGATGTCATCGACATCAGCAAGCTCTACGCCCAGACGGGCCTGTTCACCTACGATCCCGGTTTCACCTCGACCGCGAGCTGTGAATCCAAGATCACCTACATCGATGGCGACGCCGGCGTGCTCTTGTATCGCGGCTACCCGATCGAGCAGCTGGCCCAGGGCGACTTCCTGGAAACCTGCTATCTGCTGATGAACGGCGAACTGCCGAACGCCGAGCAGAAGAAGGATTTCGACCACCGCGTCACGAACCACACCATGGTTCACGAGCAGATGGCGCGCTTCTTCCAGGGCTTCCGCCGCGATGCCCACCCGATGGCTGTGATGGTGGCCTCGGTCGGCGCGCTGGCCGCATTCTATCACGACTCCACCGACATCAACGATCCGAAGCAGCGCATGATCGCGTCCATGCGCATGATCGCCAAGGTGCCGACGCTGGCGGCGATGGCCTACAAATACACCATCGGCCAGCCGTTCGTGTACCCGAAGAACTCGCTCGACTACGCCTCGAACTTCCTGCGCATGTGCTTCGCCGTGCCCTGTGAGGACTACGAGATCAATCCGGTGCTGGCGAAGGCGCTGGACCGCATCTTCATCCTGCACGCCGATCACGAACAAAACGCCTCGACCTCGACGGTGCGCGGCGCAGGCTCCTCCGGCGCCAATCCGTTCGCATGTATCGCCGCCGGCATTGCCTGCCTGTGGGGTCCCGCGCACGGGGGCGCCAACGAGGCCGCGCTGCAGATGCTGTCGGAAATCGGCACCGTCGACAAGATTCCGGAATTCATCGAGGCGGTGAAGAACAAGACCAGCAAGATCCGCCTGATGGGCTTCGGCCATCGCGTCTACAAGAATTACGATCCGCGCGCCAAGCTGATGCAGCAGACCTGCCACGAGGTGCTGAAAGCGACCGGCCACCAGAACGACCCGCTGCTCAAGGTCGCCCTGGAGCTGGAGAAGATCGCGCTCAGCGACGAGTACTTCGTCTCGCGCAAGCTCTATCCGAACGTCGACTTCTACTCCGGCATCACGCTGAAGGCGATCGGCTTCCCCACCTCGATGTTCACCGTGCTGTTCGCAGTGGCGCGCACGGTCGGCTGGATCAGCCAGTGGAGCGAAATGATCCAGGAGCCGAACTACAAGATCTCGCGTCCGCGCCAGCTCTATCTCGGCGCCGGCCCGCGCGACTACGTTCCGCTCGACAAGCGCAAGTAA
- a CDS encoding glutamine--tRNA ligase/YqeY domain fusion protein: MTDESTPDAGRDFIRDIVADDLASGKTKGVVTRFPPEPNGYLHLGHAKSICLNFGIAEEFGGRCNLRFDDTNPTKEEQEYIDAIQRDVRWLGFDWGEGLHFASDYFEQLYAWAQDLIRAGKAYVDDQSQEEIRLSRGTLTEPGRNSPFRDRSVDENLDLFARMRAGEFPNGARVLRAKIDMGSGNINLRDPVLYRILHAHHPRTGTAWSIYPSYDFAHGQSDAIEHITHSICTLEFEDHRPLYDWCLDNLPVPSRPHQYEFARLNMTHTLLSKRVLTELVRSGHVSGWDDPRMPTLAGLQRRGVPPAALREFVKRIGVAKANSTVDIGMFDFAVRETLNKSALRRMAVLRPLKVVLENYPEGESEELEAVNHPDDPSQGVRRITFGRELYIERDDFMENPPKKFFRLAPGREVRLRYGYFVTCREAVKNADGEVVELRCTYDPATRGGNAPDGRKVKATMHWVSAAEAVPAEVRLYNLLFSAQQPEATNFAAQINPESLETLTGCMVERALATDNTDAAVQFERQGYFCRDKDSSPGKLVFNRTVGLRDTWAKVAAEG; encoded by the coding sequence ATGACTGACGAATCGACCCCGGACGCAGGCCGCGACTTTATTCGCGATATTGTGGCCGATGACCTTGCGTCCGGAAAGACCAAGGGCGTGGTGACGCGCTTCCCGCCGGAACCCAATGGCTACCTGCACCTCGGCCACGCCAAGTCGATCTGCCTGAACTTCGGCATTGCCGAGGAATTCGGCGGGCGCTGCAATCTGCGTTTCGACGACACCAACCCGACCAAGGAAGAGCAGGAATACATCGACGCCATCCAGCGCGATGTGCGCTGGCTCGGCTTCGACTGGGGCGAGGGCCTGCATTTCGCGTCCGATTATTTCGAGCAGCTCTATGCCTGGGCGCAGGATCTGATCCGCGCCGGCAAGGCCTATGTCGATGATCAGTCCCAGGAGGAGATCCGGCTGAGCCGCGGCACGCTGACCGAGCCCGGCCGCAACAGCCCGTTCCGTGACCGTTCGGTCGACGAGAACCTCGATCTGTTTGCGCGCATGCGCGCCGGTGAGTTTCCGAACGGCGCCCGCGTGCTGCGCGCCAAGATCGACATGGGCTCCGGCAACATCAATCTGCGCGACCCGGTGCTCTATCGCATCCTGCATGCGCATCATCCGCGCACCGGCACGGCCTGGAGCATCTATCCGAGTTACGACTTCGCCCACGGCCAGTCCGACGCCATCGAGCACATCACCCATTCGATCTGCACCCTGGAATTCGAGGATCACCGCCCGCTGTACGACTGGTGCCTCGACAATCTTCCGGTGCCGTCGCGGCCGCACCAGTATGAGTTCGCCCGGCTCAACATGACCCACACCCTGTTGTCCAAGCGGGTGCTGACCGAACTCGTGCGCAGTGGCCATGTGTCCGGCTGGGACGATCCGCGGATGCCGACACTCGCCGGCCTGCAGCGGCGCGGTGTGCCGCCCGCCGCACTGCGCGAATTCGTCAAACGCATCGGTGTGGCGAAGGCCAACAGCACCGTCGACATCGGCATGTTCGATTTCGCCGTGCGCGAAACCCTCAACAAATCGGCGCTGCGCCGCATGGCCGTGCTGCGGCCGCTGAAGGTCGTGCTTGAGAACTATCCGGAAGGCGAGAGCGAAGAACTCGAGGCGGTGAACCATCCCGACGATCCGTCGCAGGGCGTCCGCCGCATCACCTTCGGCCGCGAACTCTATATCGAGCGCGACGACTTCATGGAGAACCCGCCCAAGAAGTTCTTCCGCCTGGCGCCGGGGCGGGAGGTGCGCCTGCGTTATGGATATTTCGTCACCTGCCGCGAGGCGGTCAAGAACGCCGATGGCGAGGTGGTCGAACTGCGTTGCACCTATGACCCGGCCACCAGGGGCGGCAACGCACCCGATGGCCGCAAGGTCAAGGCCACCATGCATTGGGTGAGCGCAGCCGAGGCTGTGCCCGCGGAGGTGCGGCTCTACAATCTGCTGTTCAGCGCCCAGCAGCCGGAGGCCACGAATTTCGCCGCCCAGATCAATCCGGAGTCGCTGGAAACGCTCACCGGCTGCATGGTCGAGCGGGCGTTGGCGACGGACAACACCGACGCTGCCGTGCAGTTCGAGCGCCAGGGCTATTTCTGCCGGGACAAGGATTCCTCGCCCGGCAAGCTGGTGTTCAACCGTACCGTCGGTCTGCGGGACACCTGGGCCAAGGTCGCGGCGGAAGGCTGA